The Coregonus clupeaformis isolate EN_2021a chromosome 20, ASM2061545v1, whole genome shotgun sequence genome contains a region encoding:
- the tal1 gene encoding T-cell acute lymphocytic leukemia protein 1 homolog isoform X1, with protein MLEKLKPELGQLSPMGKECKSPHHDSLTTSIAGRVSGEGGEAGGETQENTTAASADSAERKHVPGEHCNRTIVFNAVTKETAYHSEQKKEVPVIELARRGGLVDIKASELTADGNHRVQTTELCRPPIPLPPPPRDPLLSETRMVQLSQPGFPLPARAMLYSNFAQPLATMNSGYGGEMEQYGMYPSHRIKRRPAPYEIEINDGNGSQPKIVRRIFTNSRERWRQQNVNGAFAELRQLIPTHPPDKKLSKNEILRLAMKYINFLSKLLDDQEGVLEASDGVGVVGARAHEGREESLVREELLQGMLSSSNSSCGSLLDGDGSPDSYTEDQDLSVGSRTPTSRGLHHHSGLHMDGRNHR; from the exons ATGTTGGAAAAACTGAAACCAGAACTTGGGCAGCTCAGTCCTATGGGCAAGGAATGCAAGTCTCCACATCATGACAGCCTGACTACTTCCATAGCAGGTCGTGTAAGTGGGGAGGGGGGCGAAGCTGGTGGTGAGACACAGGAAAACACGACGGCGGCGTCAGCGGACTCAGCTGAGAGGAAGCATGTCCCAGGGGAGCACTGCAACAGGACTATCGTCTTTAATGCCGTTACCAAGGAAACGGCGTACCACAGCGAGCAAAAAAAGGAAGTGCCTGTTATCGAATTGGCCAGAAGAGGAGGGCTCGTGGATATAAAAGCTAGCGAGCTGACGGCAGACGGCAATCACAGGGTACAGACCACCGAGCTGTGTAGACCGCCGATTCCCCTGCCACCGCCTCCCCGGGACCCCTTATTGAGCGAAACTCGAATGGTGCAGTTGAGCCAACCTGGGTTCCCGCTCCCTGCACGAGCGATGCTGTACAGTAACTTTGCTCAACCGCTCGCCACCATGAACAG TGGCTATGGTGGCGAGATGGAACAGTATGGCATGTACCCCAGCCATCGGATCAAACGTCGACCTGCGCCTTATGAGATTGAAATCAACGATGGTAATG gcTCGCAGCCCAAAATCGTGCGGCGGATTTTCACCAACAGTCGTGAGCGCTGGCGCCAGCAGAATGTGAATGGTGCCTTCGCCGAGCTTCGCCAGCTCATCCCCACCCACCCGCCCGACAAGAAGCTCTCCAAGAACGAGATCCTCCGATTGGCCATGAAGTACATCAACTTCCTGTCCAAGCTCCTGGACGACCAGGAAGGTGTGTTGGAGGCCAGCGATGGCGTTGGCGTTGTGGGGGCGCGGGCCCACGAGGGCCGAGAGGAGAGCCTGGTCCGGGAAGAGCTCCTCCAGGGGATGCTGTCATCCAGCAACTCCAGTTGCGGGAGTCTCCTGGACGGGGACGGTAGTCCCGACAGCTACACCGAGGACCAGGACTTGTCTGTGGGGTCTCGAACGCCCACCTCCAGAGGCCTCCATCATCACTCTGGACTCCACATGGATGGACGAAACCACAGATGA
- the tal1 gene encoding T-cell acute lymphocytic leukemia protein 1 homolog isoform X2, with protein sequence MLEKLKPELGQLSPMGKECKSPHHDSLTTSIAGRVSGEGGEAGGETQENTTAASADSAERKHVPGEHCNRTIVFNAVTKETAYHSEQKKEVPVIELARRGGLVDIKASELTADGNHRVQTTELCRPPIPLPPPPRDPLLSETRMVQLSQPGFPLPARAMLYSNFAQPLATMNSGYGGEMEQYGMYPSHRIKRRPAPYEIEINDGSQPKIVRRIFTNSRERWRQQNVNGAFAELRQLIPTHPPDKKLSKNEILRLAMKYINFLSKLLDDQEGVLEASDGVGVVGARAHEGREESLVREELLQGMLSSSNSSCGSLLDGDGSPDSYTEDQDLSVGSRTPTSRGLHHHSGLHMDGRNHR encoded by the exons ATGTTGGAAAAACTGAAACCAGAACTTGGGCAGCTCAGTCCTATGGGCAAGGAATGCAAGTCTCCACATCATGACAGCCTGACTACTTCCATAGCAGGTCGTGTAAGTGGGGAGGGGGGCGAAGCTGGTGGTGAGACACAGGAAAACACGACGGCGGCGTCAGCGGACTCAGCTGAGAGGAAGCATGTCCCAGGGGAGCACTGCAACAGGACTATCGTCTTTAATGCCGTTACCAAGGAAACGGCGTACCACAGCGAGCAAAAAAAGGAAGTGCCTGTTATCGAATTGGCCAGAAGAGGAGGGCTCGTGGATATAAAAGCTAGCGAGCTGACGGCAGACGGCAATCACAGGGTACAGACCACCGAGCTGTGTAGACCGCCGATTCCCCTGCCACCGCCTCCCCGGGACCCCTTATTGAGCGAAACTCGAATGGTGCAGTTGAGCCAACCTGGGTTCCCGCTCCCTGCACGAGCGATGCTGTACAGTAACTTTGCTCAACCGCTCGCCACCATGAACAG TGGCTATGGTGGCGAGATGGAACAGTATGGCATGTACCCCAGCCATCGGATCAAACGTCGACCTGCGCCTTATGAGATTGAAATCAACGATG gcTCGCAGCCCAAAATCGTGCGGCGGATTTTCACCAACAGTCGTGAGCGCTGGCGCCAGCAGAATGTGAATGGTGCCTTCGCCGAGCTTCGCCAGCTCATCCCCACCCACCCGCCCGACAAGAAGCTCTCCAAGAACGAGATCCTCCGATTGGCCATGAAGTACATCAACTTCCTGTCCAAGCTCCTGGACGACCAGGAAGGTGTGTTGGAGGCCAGCGATGGCGTTGGCGTTGTGGGGGCGCGGGCCCACGAGGGCCGAGAGGAGAGCCTGGTCCGGGAAGAGCTCCTCCAGGGGATGCTGTCATCCAGCAACTCCAGTTGCGGGAGTCTCCTGGACGGGGACGGTAGTCCCGACAGCTACACCGAGGACCAGGACTTGTCTGTGGGGTCTCGAACGCCCACCTCCAGAGGCCTCCATCATCACTCTGGACTCCACATGGATGGACGAAACCACAGATGA
- the pdzk1ip1 gene encoding PDZK1-interacting protein 1 produces MGRATTVILWLMLTLGVVTAQIDKVERALPQWLTGIIAVAAFLFLIFVAFLVNKAWCQDSRLETKVCECGKNTGYAKTNGDNYDTSLDMVRSRDHKGAYENTALEGMEDKVTVM; encoded by the exons ATGGGTAGAGCGACTACTGTGATTCTTTGGTTGATGCTGACTCTGGGAGTAGTCACAGCTCAAATAG ATAAGGTGGAGCGGGCACTGCCCCAGTGGCTGACAGGCATCATAGCTGTGGCCGCGTTTCTCTTCCTCATCTTCGTGGCGTTTCTGGTCAACAAGGCCTGGTGTCAGGACTCAAG GCTGGAGACCAAAGTATGTGAGTGTGGGAAGAACACTGGCTATGCCAAGACCAATGGAGACAACTATGATACCAGCCTGGATATGGTCAG GAGCAGAGATCACAAGGGTGCATATGAGAACACGGCCCTTGAAGGCATGGAGGACAAAGTCACTGTCATGTGA